The following proteins are co-located in the Osmia lignaria lignaria isolate PbOS001 chromosome 12, iyOsmLign1, whole genome shotgun sequence genome:
- the LOC117610106 gene encoding chitinase-3-like protein 2 isoform X1 — protein MVNQIPVPQAKYELLTDVRQPRWKSQILCLLLVSLVFAILFVSRAWIGIVILRSPRAETFDTETLVDNAKIATWLRRARMYAESTKENQNADRNNSISSPQRDSTNSSGQILVCYYTIQSNLNTFWELSPSHVDPNLCTHIIVGFASVVNCSLDLGSNSSIYKDILALKKLQPELRVMISAGGSNELHLGFSEMVKNHLNRKRFIKSVLNVTKTFGFDGLDLDWEFPAWLGADDREKIHFIQLLEELRKEFYRAKESLILSVAVAAPQAIVDQSYDVVEMAKYVDFVNLMSYDYHFYVWYYPITDLNAPLYPRLAESGYLSTLNVNFSTQYWLSKGMPREKLIIGIPTYGHSYRLDNPLNHGLLAPANGFGKLGKTGFVSYYTVCQFLHDGAKMVFDDESKVPYAYKDREWISYDDVTSVYYKAEWIRANNFGGAMILSLNVDDWNNTCKFNETFPLTRTVTKVLRYREY, from the exons ATGGTTAATCAAATTCCAGTTCCTCAAGCAAAATATGAATTGTTAACTGACGTTAGACA ACCTCGTTGGAAATCACAAATCTTGTGCCTCTTACTAGTGTCTCTGGTATTTGCAATTCTCTTTGTATCACGTGCCTGGATAGGAATTGTCATTCTCCGCTCTCCAAGAGCTGAAACTTTTGATACAGAGACATTAGTAGACAATGCCAAGATTGCTACGTGGTTACGTCGGGCTCGGATGTACGCCGAGTCGACGAAGGAGAACCAGAATGCGGACAGGAACAACAGTATCAGTTCGCCACAACGCGACAGCACCAACTCCTCAGG GCAGATCCTTGTCTGTTATTACACCATACAGAGCAACCTGAACACGTTCTGGGAGCTCAGTCCGTCGCACGTTGACCCTAATCTTTGTACGCATATTATCGTGGGTTTTGCGAGCGTGGTGAACTGCAGTCTCGATCTGGGCAGTAATTCATCAATTTACAAGGATATTCTTGCCTTGAAAAAGCTGCAACCTGAATTAAGGGTCATGATCAGTGCTGGTGGCAGTAATGAGCTCCACTTAGGTTTCTCAGAAATGGTAAAAAATCATCTTAATAGGAAAAG ATTTATAAAGTCAGTATTAAACGTAACAAAAACATTTGGCTTTGATGGATTAGACTTAGATTGGGAATTTCCAGCATGGCTTGGAGCTGATGATAGAGAAAAGATTCATTTCATACAACTATTAGAAGAATTGCGAAAAGAATTTTACCGAGCCAAAGAATCATTAATTCTTTCTGTTGCAGTAGCTGCTCCACAGGCTATTGTTGATCAAAGCTATGATGTTGTAGAGATGGCAAA gTATGTAGATTTTGTGAACTTAATGTCATATGATTACCATTTTTATGTTTGGTATTATCCAATAACTGATCTCAATGCACCACTATATCCACGCCTTGCTGAGTCTGGGTATCTTTCCACTTTGAATGTTAACTTCTCCACCCAATATTGGCTTTCCAAAGGCATGCCCAGAGAAAAGTTGATCATTGGAATTCCTACTTATGGTCATTCCTATAGGCTGGATAATCCACTGAATCATGGTTTACTTGCCCCTGCAAATGGGTTTGGTAAACTAGGCAAAACGGGTTTTGTTTCTTATTATACTGTATGCCAGTTTCTTCACGATGGTGCGAAGATGGTTTTTGATGATGAAAGCAAAGTTCCCTATGCATATAAAGACAGAGAATGGATATCATATGATGATGTTACAAGCGTTTATTACaag GCGGAATGGATTCGTGCAAATAATTTTGGAGGGGCAATGATACTATCCTTAAATGTTGATGACTGGAATAATACGTGTAAATTCAATGAAACGTTTCCTTTAACCCGTACTGTTACCAAAGTTCTCAGGTATCGAGAATATTAA
- the LOC117610106 gene encoding chitinase-3-like protein 2 isoform X2: protein MFILFFRPRWKSQILCLLLVSLVFAILFVSRAWIGIVILRSPRAETFDTETLVDNAKIATWLRRARMYAESTKENQNADRNNSISSPQRDSTNSSGQILVCYYTIQSNLNTFWELSPSHVDPNLCTHIIVGFASVVNCSLDLGSNSSIYKDILALKKLQPELRVMISAGGSNELHLGFSEMVKNHLNRKRFIKSVLNVTKTFGFDGLDLDWEFPAWLGADDREKIHFIQLLEELRKEFYRAKESLILSVAVAAPQAIVDQSYDVVEMAKYVDFVNLMSYDYHFYVWYYPITDLNAPLYPRLAESGYLSTLNVNFSTQYWLSKGMPREKLIIGIPTYGHSYRLDNPLNHGLLAPANGFGKLGKTGFVSYYTVCQFLHDGAKMVFDDESKVPYAYKDREWISYDDVTSVYYKAEWIRANNFGGAMILSLNVDDWNNTCKFNETFPLTRTVTKVLRYREY, encoded by the exons atgtttattttattttttag ACCTCGTTGGAAATCACAAATCTTGTGCCTCTTACTAGTGTCTCTGGTATTTGCAATTCTCTTTGTATCACGTGCCTGGATAGGAATTGTCATTCTCCGCTCTCCAAGAGCTGAAACTTTTGATACAGAGACATTAGTAGACAATGCCAAGATTGCTACGTGGTTACGTCGGGCTCGGATGTACGCCGAGTCGACGAAGGAGAACCAGAATGCGGACAGGAACAACAGTATCAGTTCGCCACAACGCGACAGCACCAACTCCTCAGG GCAGATCCTTGTCTGTTATTACACCATACAGAGCAACCTGAACACGTTCTGGGAGCTCAGTCCGTCGCACGTTGACCCTAATCTTTGTACGCATATTATCGTGGGTTTTGCGAGCGTGGTGAACTGCAGTCTCGATCTGGGCAGTAATTCATCAATTTACAAGGATATTCTTGCCTTGAAAAAGCTGCAACCTGAATTAAGGGTCATGATCAGTGCTGGTGGCAGTAATGAGCTCCACTTAGGTTTCTCAGAAATGGTAAAAAATCATCTTAATAGGAAAAG ATTTATAAAGTCAGTATTAAACGTAACAAAAACATTTGGCTTTGATGGATTAGACTTAGATTGGGAATTTCCAGCATGGCTTGGAGCTGATGATAGAGAAAAGATTCATTTCATACAACTATTAGAAGAATTGCGAAAAGAATTTTACCGAGCCAAAGAATCATTAATTCTTTCTGTTGCAGTAGCTGCTCCACAGGCTATTGTTGATCAAAGCTATGATGTTGTAGAGATGGCAAA gTATGTAGATTTTGTGAACTTAATGTCATATGATTACCATTTTTATGTTTGGTATTATCCAATAACTGATCTCAATGCACCACTATATCCACGCCTTGCTGAGTCTGGGTATCTTTCCACTTTGAATGTTAACTTCTCCACCCAATATTGGCTTTCCAAAGGCATGCCCAGAGAAAAGTTGATCATTGGAATTCCTACTTATGGTCATTCCTATAGGCTGGATAATCCACTGAATCATGGTTTACTTGCCCCTGCAAATGGGTTTGGTAAACTAGGCAAAACGGGTTTTGTTTCTTATTATACTGTATGCCAGTTTCTTCACGATGGTGCGAAGATGGTTTTTGATGATGAAAGCAAAGTTCCCTATGCATATAAAGACAGAGAATGGATATCATATGATGATGTTACAAGCGTTTATTACaag GCGGAATGGATTCGTGCAAATAATTTTGGAGGGGCAATGATACTATCCTTAAATGTTGATGACTGGAATAATACGTGTAAATTCAATGAAACGTTTCCTTTAACCCGTACTGTTACCAAAGTTCTCAGGTATCGAGAATATTAA
- the LOC117610106 gene encoding chitinase-3-like protein 2 isoform X3: MYEPRWKSQILCLLLVSLVFAILFVSRAWIGIVILRSPRAETFDTETLVDNAKIATWLRRARMYAESTKENQNADRNNSISSPQRDSTNSSGQILVCYYTIQSNLNTFWELSPSHVDPNLCTHIIVGFASVVNCSLDLGSNSSIYKDILALKKLQPELRVMISAGGSNELHLGFSEMVKNHLNRKRFIKSVLNVTKTFGFDGLDLDWEFPAWLGADDREKIHFIQLLEELRKEFYRAKESLILSVAVAAPQAIVDQSYDVVEMAKYVDFVNLMSYDYHFYVWYYPITDLNAPLYPRLAESGYLSTLNVNFSTQYWLSKGMPREKLIIGIPTYGHSYRLDNPLNHGLLAPANGFGKLGKTGFVSYYTVCQFLHDGAKMVFDDESKVPYAYKDREWISYDDVTSVYYKAEWIRANNFGGAMILSLNVDDWNNTCKFNETFPLTRTVTKVLRYREY; the protein is encoded by the exons ATGTATGA ACCTCGTTGGAAATCACAAATCTTGTGCCTCTTACTAGTGTCTCTGGTATTTGCAATTCTCTTTGTATCACGTGCCTGGATAGGAATTGTCATTCTCCGCTCTCCAAGAGCTGAAACTTTTGATACAGAGACATTAGTAGACAATGCCAAGATTGCTACGTGGTTACGTCGGGCTCGGATGTACGCCGAGTCGACGAAGGAGAACCAGAATGCGGACAGGAACAACAGTATCAGTTCGCCACAACGCGACAGCACCAACTCCTCAGG GCAGATCCTTGTCTGTTATTACACCATACAGAGCAACCTGAACACGTTCTGGGAGCTCAGTCCGTCGCACGTTGACCCTAATCTTTGTACGCATATTATCGTGGGTTTTGCGAGCGTGGTGAACTGCAGTCTCGATCTGGGCAGTAATTCATCAATTTACAAGGATATTCTTGCCTTGAAAAAGCTGCAACCTGAATTAAGGGTCATGATCAGTGCTGGTGGCAGTAATGAGCTCCACTTAGGTTTCTCAGAAATGGTAAAAAATCATCTTAATAGGAAAAG ATTTATAAAGTCAGTATTAAACGTAACAAAAACATTTGGCTTTGATGGATTAGACTTAGATTGGGAATTTCCAGCATGGCTTGGAGCTGATGATAGAGAAAAGATTCATTTCATACAACTATTAGAAGAATTGCGAAAAGAATTTTACCGAGCCAAAGAATCATTAATTCTTTCTGTTGCAGTAGCTGCTCCACAGGCTATTGTTGATCAAAGCTATGATGTTGTAGAGATGGCAAA gTATGTAGATTTTGTGAACTTAATGTCATATGATTACCATTTTTATGTTTGGTATTATCCAATAACTGATCTCAATGCACCACTATATCCACGCCTTGCTGAGTCTGGGTATCTTTCCACTTTGAATGTTAACTTCTCCACCCAATATTGGCTTTCCAAAGGCATGCCCAGAGAAAAGTTGATCATTGGAATTCCTACTTATGGTCATTCCTATAGGCTGGATAATCCACTGAATCATGGTTTACTTGCCCCTGCAAATGGGTTTGGTAAACTAGGCAAAACGGGTTTTGTTTCTTATTATACTGTATGCCAGTTTCTTCACGATGGTGCGAAGATGGTTTTTGATGATGAAAGCAAAGTTCCCTATGCATATAAAGACAGAGAATGGATATCATATGATGATGTTACAAGCGTTTATTACaag GCGGAATGGATTCGTGCAAATAATTTTGGAGGGGCAATGATACTATCCTTAAATGTTGATGACTGGAATAATACGTGTAAATTCAATGAAACGTTTCCTTTAACCCGTACTGTTACCAAAGTTCTCAGGTATCGAGAATATTAA
- the LOC117610112 gene encoding transmembrane ascorbate-dependent reductase CYB561, which translates to MIYLYIYEESLYSRIMPTNYPYEYQICLDMEQIGEPRQSLEGFKPLTIIMEVIGTTLVILVAIWCGSYRGGFSWRSNPSLEFNWHPLLMTIGFVFLYANGMLIYRTQRNTRKRRLKLVHGGIMLFTVVLVVIALVAVFDSHNLNAEPIPNMYSLHSWVGLTSVILFCCQWLAGFLSFFYPGLQLPLRTSYMPIHVYFGIAGFVGVIASCLLGLNEKAIFSLKGNYSKLVDEAVLINVIGLLLVLFGGVSVYLVTQERYKRYPRPEDESLVAGNSQ; encoded by the exons ATGATTTATTTGTACATATATGAAGAATCACTTTATAGTAGAATTATGCCAACAAATTATCCATATGAGTATCAAATATGTTTAg acATGGAACAAATTGGAGAACCACGCCAGTCCCTGGAAGGGTTTAAACCACTAACAATTATAATGGAAGTTATTGGAACAACCCTGGTAATTCTGGTTGCAATTTGGTGTGGTAGTTATAGAGGTGGTTTCTCTTGGAGATCTAATCCATCATTAGAATTCAATTGGCATCCTTTGTTAATGACTATTGGATTTGTTTTCTTATATGCCAATG gtATGTTAATATATAGAACCCAAAGAAATACCAGGAAAAGGCGACTAAAACTGGTTCATGGTGGTATAATGTTATTCACTGTTGTATTAGTAGTGATTGCTCTTGTGGCTGTGTTTGATAGTCATAATTTAAATGCAGAGCCAATTCCTAATATGTACAGTCTCCATAGCTGGGTTGGACTTACCagtgttattttattttgctgCCAG TGGCTTGCCGGATTTTTGTCCTTCTTTTACCCAGGCTTACAACTTCCATTAAGAACCTCTTACATGCCTATTCATGTATACTTTGGTATTGCTGGATTTGTTGGTGTAATTGCTTCCTGTCTTCTAGGACTTAATGAAAaagcaattttttctttgaa AGGCAATTACTCAAAACTTGTTGATGAAGCAGTATTAATTAATGTGATTGGACTCCTGTTAGTTCTTTTTGGAGGAGTATCAGTCTATCTTGTAACACAGGAACGCTATAAACGTTATCCTAGACCTGAAGATGAATCATTAGTCGCTGGTAACAGTCAGTAA
- the Coq5 gene encoding ubiquinone biosynthesis protein COQ3, mitochondrial isoform X1 has product MVVRNIQNLLHYLTISYNVLRKNQQSQLTLPSYFKMIIRRRFLSNLMRNRKTTFLFEKYFSEATTVNDNEKTTHFGFKTVKEVDKMKEVYTVFEKVADSYDQMNDAMSLGIHRIWKDIFIQKLGPTHGSKLLDSAGGTGDITFRYLNYLKNSPNPQNLKSSVTVCDINENMLKVGKVRAEKQGWIGQDNIEIDWKQCDAEKLPFNSDVYTAYTIAFGIRNVTHIDKVLSEAYRVLTPGGRFMCLEFSHVNNNLLRWIYDQYSFQIIPVLGTLIAGEWQAYQYLVESIRKFPKQEDFKEMIEEAGFRNVTYQNLTSGVVAIHSGFKL; this is encoded by the exons ATGGTAGTTCGTAACATACAAAATTTGTTGCATTACCTGACAATTTCTTACAACGTTTTGAGGAAAAATCAACAG TCTCAATTAACACTACCAAGTTACTTCAAAATGATTATAAGAAGaagatttctttcaaatttaatGAGAAATAGAAAAACAACCTTTCTATTTGAAAAATACTTCTCAGAAGCAACTACTGTTAATGATAATGAAAAAACAACTCATTTTGGTTTTAAAACTGTTAAAGAAGttgataaaatgaaagaag tgTATACCGTGTTTGAAAAAGTAGCAGATTCCTACGACCAAATGAACGATGCAATGAGTTTAGGAATTCATCGTATTTGGAAAGATATATTTATTCAGAAACTTGGACCAACTCATGGAAGTAAATTATTAGATTCAGCTGGCGGGACAGGAGATATAACATTTAGATATTTAAATTACTTGAAGAATAGTCCGAATCCTCAAAACTTAAAAAGTTCTGTAACAGTTTGTGATATAAATGAGAATATGTTAAAAGTTGGAAAAGTTAGAGCTGAAAAACAAGGTTGGATAGGTCAagataatattgaaattgattGGAAGCAATGTGATGCTGAAAAGCTTCCTTTTAATAGTGATGTGTATACAGCTTATACAATAGCTTTTGGAATAAGAAATGTAACACATATTGATAag GTTCTTTCAGAAGCATACCGGGTACTTACTCCAGGTGGTCGTTTTATGTGTTTAGAGTTTAGCCATGTAAATAATAATCTTCTCAGATg GATTTATGACCaatattcatttcaaataataccTGTATTGGGTACACTAATAGCAGGAGAATGGCAAGCCTATCAATATCTTGTTGAAAGTATTCGGAAATTTCCTAAACAAGAAGATTTTAAG GAGATGATTGAAGAAGCAGGTTTTAGAAATGTAACATATCAGAATTTAACTTCAGGAGTAGTTGCTATTCATTCAGGTTTCAAATTATAA
- the Coq5 gene encoding ubiquinone biosynthesis protein COQ3, mitochondrial isoform X2, whose protein sequence is MIIRRRFLSNLMRNRKTTFLFEKYFSEATTVNDNEKTTHFGFKTVKEVDKMKEVYTVFEKVADSYDQMNDAMSLGIHRIWKDIFIQKLGPTHGSKLLDSAGGTGDITFRYLNYLKNSPNPQNLKSSVTVCDINENMLKVGKVRAEKQGWIGQDNIEIDWKQCDAEKLPFNSDVYTAYTIAFGIRNVTHIDKVLSEAYRVLTPGGRFMCLEFSHVNNNLLRWIYDQYSFQIIPVLGTLIAGEWQAYQYLVESIRKFPKQEDFKEMIEEAGFRNVTYQNLTSGVVAIHSGFKL, encoded by the exons ATGATTATAAGAAGaagatttctttcaaatttaatGAGAAATAGAAAAACAACCTTTCTATTTGAAAAATACTTCTCAGAAGCAACTACTGTTAATGATAATGAAAAAACAACTCATTTTGGTTTTAAAACTGTTAAAGAAGttgataaaatgaaagaag tgTATACCGTGTTTGAAAAAGTAGCAGATTCCTACGACCAAATGAACGATGCAATGAGTTTAGGAATTCATCGTATTTGGAAAGATATATTTATTCAGAAACTTGGACCAACTCATGGAAGTAAATTATTAGATTCAGCTGGCGGGACAGGAGATATAACATTTAGATATTTAAATTACTTGAAGAATAGTCCGAATCCTCAAAACTTAAAAAGTTCTGTAACAGTTTGTGATATAAATGAGAATATGTTAAAAGTTGGAAAAGTTAGAGCTGAAAAACAAGGTTGGATAGGTCAagataatattgaaattgattGGAAGCAATGTGATGCTGAAAAGCTTCCTTTTAATAGTGATGTGTATACAGCTTATACAATAGCTTTTGGAATAAGAAATGTAACACATATTGATAag GTTCTTTCAGAAGCATACCGGGTACTTACTCCAGGTGGTCGTTTTATGTGTTTAGAGTTTAGCCATGTAAATAATAATCTTCTCAGATg GATTTATGACCaatattcatttcaaataataccTGTATTGGGTACACTAATAGCAGGAGAATGGCAAGCCTATCAATATCTTGTTGAAAGTATTCGGAAATTTCCTAAACAAGAAGATTTTAAG GAGATGATTGAAGAAGCAGGTTTTAGAAATGTAACATATCAGAATTTAACTTCAGGAGTAGTTGCTATTCATTCAGGTTTCAAATTATAA
- the LOC117610104 gene encoding uncharacterized protein LOC117610104: protein MNEDLFKRIKTRLKLEHYLMNDEWLKDCTEFYINQHENPSTEEILQFVKVQWQLSDLREINNENGSLPPNISQHKFIVLTENYILQVEQMYDITKSKYKQLEQIRNTNISEVEPSESERLDKWKYPKKRMMQLRLTDGVQDIIGIEYNHIPWLNDTLLPGYKVMVIGPVKCRKGVLLLEEGKFKGTGGEVDSLLIPNALENILARALNLKENPDPYNDKESKSNVAKPEEPKIDESFFEDFEINLEEVSEIEHLHNSNNKQSNVNTIRTSNKSRNVANYSTNTRTDIQTFVKSTIQTNPNVSDIQTFEEEKVLDDDDCFLEMVDEAQFLEPQSKQEYIATPFRALPKEEGDDIIIIDENDTVEDISTSPKYDQLQRTSRNEKQISHSSRESLVNKNNTSTTMLQSAVGKTQRESLVIGTKRTIPMCSETKTVKKGKMERTITQFIRPQIPEIPQICEFIQDINRALITKTTFKTIRGHVEALGKLTKTDSRWILECTIGDGSGTMEVSFSNKVLEELLGFTVQEFSVKKKLKKNPEIEHQLRMIFRNAEHKIKTMDALLELELNTNMKPTVIKITDLTQEQKEIIDKRLKNFLSEK, encoded by the exons atgaaTGAAGATTTATTTAAACGAATAAAAACCAGATTAAAATTGGAACATTATTTAATGAATGATGAATGGTTAAAAGATTGCACTGAATTCTACATAAATCAAcatgaaaat CCAAGCACAGaagaaattttgcaatttgtaaAAGTACAATGGCAACTTAGTGATTTAcgagaaattaataatgaaaatggaAGTCTGCCACCTAACATTTCACAACACAAGTTCATTGTATTAACTGAAAATTATATTCTCCAG GTGGAACAAATGTATGATATtacaaaatcaaaatataaacaGTTAGAACAGATAAGAAATACTAATATTTCTGAAGTTGAACCTTCTGAATCAGAGAGATTAGATAAGTGGAAATACCCTAAGAAAAGAATGATGCAATTACGATTAACTGATGGAGTACAAGATATCATTGGAATTGAATATAATCACATACCTTGGTTAAAT gatACGTTGCTTCCAGGATACAAAGTTATGGTAATAGGGCCAGTAAAATGTCGTAAAGGTGTATTATTACTAGAAGAAGGAaaattcaaaggaactggtGGAGAAGTAGACAGTTTGTTAATTCCTAATGCTCTGGAAAATATCTTAGCCAGAGCTCT gaatttaaaagaaaatcctGATCCTTATAATGACAAAGAATCAAAGTCAAATGTTGCCAAACCTGAAGAGCCAAAAATAGATGAAAGTTTCTTTgaagattttgaaataaatttagaaGAGGTTTCAGAAATTGAGCATTTACACAACAGTAATAATAAACAATCTAACGTTAATACTATTCGAACGTCAAATAAATCAAGAAATGTTGCAAACTATAGTACTAATACCAGGACAGATATCCAAACGTTTGTTAAATCAACAATCCAAACAAATCCAAACGTTTCAGATATTCAAAcatttgaagaagaaaaagtattagATGATGATGATTGTTTTTTGGAAATG GTCGATGAAGCACAATTTCTAGAACCGCAGTCGAAACAGGAATATATTGCAACTCCTTTTAGAGCGTTACCTAAAGAAGAAGGCGATGACATTATAATAATCGATGAAAACGATACAGTTGAAGATATTTCTACATCACCAAAATATGACCAATTACAACGTACTTCAAGAAACGAGAAGCAAATTTCACATTCAAGTCGTGAATCGctagttaataaaaataatacatcaactaCTATGTTACAGTCTGCAGTAGGCAAAACACAAAGAGAATCATTGGTAATTGGAACAAAGAGGACT ATTCCAATGTGTTCTGAAACAAAAACTGTGAAAAAAGGTAAAATGGAAAGAACAATTACACAATTTATAAGACCACAAATTCCAGAAATACCGCAAATTTGTGAATTTATTCAGGATATAAATCGTGCATTAATAACAAAAACAACTTTTAAAACAATTCGGGGACATGTTGAAGCTTTGGGAAAATTGACAAAAACAGATTCAAGGTGGATTTTAGAATGTACAATAGGAGATGGTAGTGGAACAATGGAAGTATCTTTTTCAAATAAG GTCTTGGAAGAGTTGTTAGGTTTCACTGTTCAGGAATTTtcagtaaaaaagaaattgaagaaaaatccAGAAATTGAACATCAACTTAGAATG atCTTCCGTAATGCAGAACATAAAATCAAAACTATGGATGCCCTTTTAGAACTAGAATTAAATACAAATATGAAACCAacagtaattaaaattactgaTTTAACTcaggaacaaaaagaaataatagatAAAAGACTGAAAAACTTTTTATCTGAAAAAtag
- the LOC117610110 gene encoding uncharacterized protein LOC117610110 yields the protein MPIPMSIDRGMGSVVGSNVNVSNGTTRRMESTTFLPEATPTLSEREQLKIEFYKTYDVMTGVRIAATLGGFFGLMILLLVYKSRCKSSKQLEDPRLTAAAAAAVAEAEAEERALAAALEAITRLPPRPDRGPRRSLCVEVIQSHSPRIGPRFASVGGGYEALLTAPTKQPNLAPPDEQRRCSSVTCSSTGSSYLERRGSAMPVPCLPLHPAFSTKHHSAHDEPWDLYYPIDIQVIQPTPELSPCTSEAGLYANEVMMAGTTGKRAPLASMGSVDPPEPDSSFEHSRSLGSDSVFLRTDDQEECMDTEDEVSGFSTDSETPGPSCRRFLRVPLKKKKTVEKWDGCAGCVPRRRPGGKPCQTCHSISAAVATSGSQAVSTSSSSQSSLGSPPCSPAIELRHRPPPAPLPSSPPVWSQETLF from the exons ATGCCGATTCCTATGTCTATCGATAGag GTATGGGGAGTGTCGTGGGCAGTAACGTAAACGTAAGCAACGGAACGACAAGGAGGATGGAATCGACGACGTTCCTGCCGGAAGCGACGCCGACCCTCAGCGAACGAGAACaactgaaaattgaattttacaaaACTTACGATGTTATGACCGGAGTCAGAATCGCAGCGACTCTCGGTGGTTTTTTCGGTCTTATGATTCTCCTGCTTGTTTATAAAAGCAG GTGTAAATCGAGCAAGCAGTTGGAAGATCCAAGACTGACCGCGGCAGCGGCCGCAGCGGTAGCTGAAGCAGAAGCTGAGGAAAGAGCTCTCGCAGCCGCCCTCGAAGCCATTACTAGATTACCACCTCGACCAGACAGAGGTCCCAGAAGGTCTCTTTGTGTTGAG GTGATTCAGTCTCATTCTCCAAGAATCGGACCGCGTTTCGCATCAGTTGGAGGTGGCTACGAGGCTCTATTAACAGCGCCAACGAAGCAACCAAATTTGGCACCTCCAGACGAACAGAGAAGATGTAGTTCCGTGACTTGTAGCAGTACTGGAAGTAGTTATCTTGAAAGGAGAGGATCTGCGATGCCCGTACCATGTCTGCCGCTTCATCCCGCCTTCTCGACGAAACATCACTCTGCCCACGACGAACCCTGGGACCTTTATTACCCAATTGATATTCAA GTTATCCAACCAACCCCTGAACTTTCTCCATGTACAAGCGAAGCAGGTCTGTATGCAAACGAAGTGATGATGGCAGGAACCACTGGTAAAAGAGCACCATTGGCTTCCATGGGCAGTGTTGATCCACCTGAACCAGATTCAAG CTTTGAACATTCAAGATCGCTAGGTTCCGACTCGGTCTTCCTGAGAACCGACGATCAAGAAGAGTGTATGGACACAGAAGACGAGGTGTCTGGGTTCTCTACCGATTCTGAAACACCTGGTCCCAGTTGTCGAAGATTCCTTCGAGTAcccttgaagaagaagaaaacagtTGAGAAATGGGATGGTTGCGCTGGATGTGTTCCTAGACGACGGCCTGGAGGGAAACCGTGTCAAACTTGTCATAGCATCAGTGCAGCTGTTGCAACTTCTGG ATCTCAGGCAGTTTCCACAAGCTCGAGCAGCCAAAGTAGCCTCGGTTCTCCACCGTGTTCACCGGCCATCGAACTGAGACACAGACCTCCACCAGCGCCATTACCGTCGAGTCCACCTGTCTGGTCACAAGAAACATTGTTTTAA